From Microbacterium invictum, the proteins below share one genomic window:
- a CDS encoding DUF2017 family protein, which yields MSGPVAVIVLSRLEAAHLTALTTQFTDLVADTVDATADPAVARLVPDAYRDDADAAQEFRSLTEADLLHRRADDAALVLASLLADGETLDPAQMDAGDAQQEFAVALDADHSGAWLRTLSALRLVLASRLGIETEDDHDADDQRYAIYDWLGYRLDGLVQALDA from the coding sequence ATGAGCGGGCCCGTCGCAGTGATCGTCTTGAGCCGCCTCGAAGCGGCCCATCTGACGGCGCTCACGACGCAGTTCACCGACCTGGTCGCGGACACGGTCGACGCGACCGCGGACCCTGCCGTGGCGCGCCTCGTGCCCGACGCGTACCGCGACGACGCCGACGCCGCCCAGGAGTTCCGCTCCCTCACCGAAGCCGACCTGCTGCACCGTCGTGCCGACGACGCGGCACTCGTTCTGGCATCCCTTCTCGCCGACGGCGAGACACTGGACCCGGCACAGATGGATGCCGGGGACGCGCAGCAGGAGTTCGCCGTCGCGCTCGATGCGGACCACTCCGGCGCCTGGCTGCGAACCCTCTCGGCTCTGCGGCTCGTCCTCGCCTCGCGTCTGGGCATCGAGACCGAGGACGACCACGACGCGGACGACCAGCGTTACGCGATCTACGACTGGCTCGGATACCGGCTCGACGGCCTGGTACAGGCGCTGGACGCCTGA
- the clpS gene encoding ATP-dependent Clp protease adapter ClpS — protein MVTLPLEDLDVELTASTAGPWQTVVWNDPVNLMSYVVHVFREYFGFTSERAHTLMLAVHHEGHAIVAEGAREQMELHAAAMHDYGLWATVREAP, from the coding sequence ATGGTGACACTCCCCCTCGAAGACCTCGATGTCGAGCTGACGGCCTCGACGGCCGGTCCCTGGCAGACCGTGGTGTGGAACGACCCCGTCAACCTGATGAGCTACGTCGTGCACGTCTTCCGCGAATACTTCGGGTTCACGTCCGAACGCGCGCACACGCTGATGCTTGCCGTGCATCACGAGGGACATGCCATCGTGGCCGAGGGCGCCCGCGAGCAGATGGAACTGCACGCGGCGGCGATGCATGACTACGGGCTCTGGGCGACCGTGCGGGAGGCACCATGA
- a CDS encoding metallopeptidase family protein, with amino-acid sequence MDAEAFETLVSDELDRLPDDMVGGLDNVVFVIEDRPEDGSLDLLGLYDGLALTERAQYGMGDLPDRIIVYREPHLDVCDDEDHLRDEVHTTLVHEIAHFYGIDDARLHELGWA; translated from the coding sequence ATGGATGCCGAGGCGTTCGAGACCCTGGTCTCGGACGAGCTCGACCGTCTTCCCGACGACATGGTCGGCGGGCTCGACAACGTCGTCTTCGTCATCGAAGACCGCCCCGAAGACGGCAGCCTCGATCTGCTCGGACTGTACGACGGACTGGCCCTGACCGAGCGAGCCCAGTACGGCATGGGCGACCTGCCTGACCGGATCATCGTGTACCGCGAGCCGCACCTCGACGTGTGCGACGACGAGGATCACCTGCGCGACGAGGTGCACACGACACTCGTGCACGAGATCGCCCACTTCTACGGCATCGACGACGCGCGACTGCACGAACTGGGGTGGGCGTGA
- the orn gene encoding oligoribonuclease has protein sequence MVSAAENDRLVWIDCEMTGLDLAVDELVEIAVVVTDFELKVLDAGFQVVIRPDPSALDQMNDFVTNMHRTSGLLEEIPNGVSLAEAELEVLEYIQRFVPEGKAPLAGNTIGTDRMFLAKYMPRIDRWLHYRNVDVSTIKELSRRWYPRAYFNAPEKNGGHRALADIRESIRELAYYREAVFVPQPGPTSETARGAAAAAVSSFAAGL, from the coding sequence ATGGTTTCTGCCGCTGAGAACGATCGTCTCGTCTGGATCGACTGCGAGATGACGGGGCTTGATCTCGCGGTCGACGAACTCGTCGAGATCGCCGTCGTCGTGACGGACTTCGAGTTGAAGGTGCTCGATGCCGGGTTCCAGGTCGTTATCAGGCCCGACCCGTCCGCACTCGACCAGATGAACGACTTCGTGACGAACATGCACCGCACCTCGGGGCTGCTCGAGGAGATCCCGAACGGGGTGAGCCTGGCCGAGGCCGAGCTCGAGGTGCTCGAGTACATCCAGCGGTTCGTGCCCGAGGGCAAGGCGCCGCTGGCAGGCAACACGATCGGCACCGACCGGATGTTCCTGGCGAAGTACATGCCGCGCATCGACCGCTGGCTGCACTACCGCAACGTCGACGTGTCGACGATCAAGGAGCTGTCACGCCGCTGGTACCCGCGTGCCTACTTCAACGCTCCCGAGAAGAACGGCGGTCATCGCGCGCTCGCCGACATCCGCGAGTCGATCCGCGAGCTCGCCTACTACCGCGAGGCGGTGTTCGTCCCGCAGCCGGGGCCTACGAGCGAGACGGCTCGGGGCGCCGCGGCGGCGGCCGTTTCGTCGTTTGCGGCCGGACTGTAA
- a CDS encoding methyltransferase: MSITSPTSTLWVAYGSQGRVAGTVRRTEDGYIVTMAAADASVGTYPSMEIAKSALHSHMPPGSDWPMFREH, from the coding sequence GTGAGCATCACGTCACCGACATCAACGCTCTGGGTCGCCTACGGCTCGCAGGGCAGGGTTGCGGGAACCGTGCGCAGGACCGAAGACGGCTACATCGTCACGATGGCCGCCGCCGACGCGTCCGTGGGCACCTACCCCTCGATGGAGATCGCCAAGAGCGCGTTGCACAGCCATATGCCGCCCGGTTCGGACTGGCCGATGTTCCGGGAGCATTGA
- a CDS encoding PLP-dependent aminotransferase family protein, with protein sequence MDSRITARALSHALGGWRTREPAYEALADGIRLLCLDNRLAPRTALPAERELAAALHVSRTTVAAAYRSLRETAHIESLRGSGSVTLPLGRREPGRIAVADDDIDLQQASPAAWPGLAGIMSEVAQDAAALVARPGYDIVGSRALRAAIAQRYCERGLETTADQVMVTSGAQSAIHLLARVLIRRGERAMIETPTYPHAAEALRGAGARLVGVPVTVEDGWDLDRAVQAFARTQSTMAYLMPGYQNPTGGCMTVHEQTVVADAAARAGATLVIDETISELAIDAEPPSVPFAGEDVVRLGSLGKTVWGGLRVGWIRADPPLIRRLVAARPQHDLGTPEFEQAVAARTLPLMPEILAQRAGLLGSGRDELCAALAAGLPEWRVPSVAGGVALWVELDAPLSSSLVLAARAQGVYLSAGSRFAVDGGHDRHLRLPFTAPAEQLHRAADVLIRCWPIVRAAAPAEHTDLLDAVV encoded by the coding sequence ATGGACTCCCGTATCACCGCTCGTGCACTCTCGCATGCGCTCGGAGGCTGGCGCACGCGCGAGCCCGCGTACGAAGCGCTTGCCGATGGCATCCGTCTGCTGTGCCTCGACAATCGGCTGGCCCCTCGCACTGCCCTGCCGGCCGAACGGGAGCTCGCCGCAGCATTGCACGTGAGCCGGACCACCGTGGCCGCGGCCTACCGGAGTCTGCGCGAGACAGCGCACATCGAGAGCCTGCGCGGTTCGGGCAGCGTGACCCTTCCGCTGGGGCGCCGTGAGCCCGGCCGGATCGCCGTCGCCGACGATGACATCGACCTCCAGCAGGCCAGTCCGGCGGCGTGGCCCGGCCTCGCGGGCATCATGAGCGAGGTGGCTCAGGATGCCGCCGCTCTGGTCGCGCGCCCCGGATACGACATCGTGGGCAGCCGCGCCCTGCGTGCAGCGATCGCTCAGCGGTACTGCGAGCGGGGGCTCGAGACCACTGCTGATCAGGTGATGGTGACCAGCGGCGCTCAGAGTGCCATCCACCTGCTCGCCCGGGTACTGATCCGGCGCGGCGAGCGGGCGATGATCGAGACCCCGACGTATCCGCATGCCGCGGAAGCGCTGCGGGGAGCGGGGGCTCGACTGGTCGGCGTACCCGTGACGGTCGAAGACGGCTGGGATCTCGACCGCGCCGTCCAGGCGTTCGCCCGCACACAGTCGACGATGGCGTATCTCATGCCCGGCTACCAGAATCCGACGGGCGGCTGCATGACGGTGCATGAGCAGACGGTCGTCGCCGACGCCGCCGCCCGCGCCGGCGCCACGCTCGTCATCGATGAGACGATCAGCGAACTGGCCATCGACGCGGAGCCGCCTTCGGTGCCGTTCGCCGGCGAAGACGTCGTGCGCCTCGGCTCGCTCGGCAAGACGGTGTGGGGCGGACTTCGCGTCGGGTGGATCCGCGCGGATCCGCCGCTCATCCGCCGACTCGTCGCGGCGCGCCCGCAGCACGACCTCGGCACCCCGGAGTTCGAACAGGCCGTGGCCGCGCGAACCCTTCCGCTCATGCCGGAGATCCTCGCCCAGCGCGCCGGACTGCTGGGATCCGGGCGCGACGAGCTGTGCGCGGCCCTGGCTGCCGGGCTGCCGGAGTGGCGCGTTCCATCGGTCGCAGGAGGCGTCGCCCTGTGGGTCGAGCTCGACGCGCCGCTGAGCTCGAGCCTGGTGCTGGCGGCGCGTGCGCAGGGCGTCTATCTGTCTGCCGGGTCGCGCTTCGCGGTGGACGGCGGTCACGATCGCCACCTCCGCCTGCCGTTCACCGCGCCCGCCGAGCAACTGCACCGAGCCGCCGACGTGCTCATCCGCTGCTGGCCGATCGTGCGCGCCGCCGCGCCGGCCGAACACACTGACCTGCTCGACGCCGTGGTCTAG
- a CDS encoding single-stranded DNA-binding protein, which produces MKDRITVIGNIANSPEQRRTAAGDTVVNFRLATNQSHYDTRTGKWVEGETNWYKVSAFRALAEHALASLHVGERVIVTGTFRLRQWDNGEKKGTDAEIDADAVGHDLRWGTTVFRRDQSNVDAGRDPGATGAEPSNGNDAGAGDPPVQTWPTPPIAGESQDAANGDHRALVGANADASPAWRTPGVDDDTPY; this is translated from the coding sequence ATGAAGGACCGCATCACCGTCATCGGAAACATCGCCAACAGCCCGGAACAACGTCGAACCGCGGCGGGCGACACCGTCGTGAACTTCCGCCTGGCCACCAACCAGAGCCACTACGACACCCGGACCGGCAAATGGGTCGAGGGTGAGACGAACTGGTACAAGGTCTCCGCTTTCAGAGCACTGGCGGAGCACGCACTCGCCTCCCTGCACGTGGGTGAGCGGGTGATCGTGACCGGCACCTTCCGGCTGCGGCAGTGGGACAACGGCGAGAAGAAGGGCACGGATGCGGAGATCGACGCCGACGCCGTCGGACACGACCTCCGGTGGGGGACGACCGTGTTCCGGCGGGACCAGTCGAACGTCGACGCGGGTCGCGATCCCGGCGCCACCGGCGCCGAACCGTCGAACGGCAATGACGCAGGAGCGGGGGATCCTCCGGTGCAGACGTGGCCGACCCCGCCGATCGCGGGGGAGTCGCAGGACGCGGCGAACGGCGACCACCGTGCGCTGGTCGGTGCGAACGCCGACGCCTCCCCGGCCTGGCGCACGCCCGGAGTCGACGACGACACGCCGTACTGA
- a CDS encoding DUF6993 domain-containing protein has protein sequence MPRYDVRPPRRYRARLLALIAGASLAVAALAGCTPVAPAPTAPPSTSPPPAATPTPTPTGPVLFPDGTADDNLPLFAHVVETVAAGEDAVAGRAYVDALVAAGFDKTAMQVTNDRTTVGNPADSIQFSVLWDGECLVGQVGPSTPAPTAVVLPELPEGGCLVGVTRDIDW, from the coding sequence GTGCCCCGATACGACGTCCGCCCGCCCCGTCGCTACCGGGCCCGGCTGCTGGCGCTGATCGCGGGTGCGTCCCTGGCTGTGGCGGCCTTGGCCGGCTGCACGCCCGTAGCCCCTGCTCCGACCGCACCGCCCAGCACGAGTCCCCCGCCGGCGGCGACGCCGACCCCGACTCCGACGGGGCCGGTCCTGTTCCCCGATGGCACGGCTGACGACAACCTTCCCCTGTTCGCCCACGTGGTCGAGACGGTGGCTGCGGGCGAGGACGCGGTCGCGGGCCGGGCGTACGTCGATGCGCTCGTGGCCGCCGGCTTCGACAAGACGGCGATGCAAGTCACGAACGACCGTACGACGGTGGGCAACCCCGCCGACAGCATCCAGTTCTCGGTGCTGTGGGACGGCGAATGCCTCGTCGGCCAGGTCGGGCCGTCGACGCCCGCACCCACCGCCGTCGTCCTTCCCGAGCTGCCCGAGGGCGGCTGCCTCGTCGGGGTCACCCGCGACATCGACTGGTGA
- the ettA gene encoding energy-dependent translational throttle protein EttA, with amino-acid sequence MAEYIYQMVRARKAVGEKLILDDVTMAFLPGAKIGMVGPNGAGKSTILKIMAGLDHPSNGEAKLTPGFSVGILMQEPVLDETKTVLENVQDGVAIKAKLDRFNEISALMADPDADFDALLAEMGILQEEIDAADGWDLDSQLEQAMDALRTPPGDAEIAPLSGGEKRRVALAKLLLQKPDLLLLDEPTNHLDAESVQWLEQHLQSYKGAVIAITHDRYFLDNVAEWIAEVDRGRLIGYEGNYSTYLEKKAERLDVQGKKDAKLAKRLKDELEWVRSSAKGRQTKSKARLARYEEMAAEAERTKKLDFEEIQIPAGPRLGSVVIEAKNLQKGFGDRTLIDGLSFSLPPNGIVGIIGANGVGKTTLFKTIVGIEPLDGGTLKIGETVKISYVDQTRSNIDPSKSLWEVVSDGLDIITVGKTEIPSRAYVSKFGFKGPDQQKKAGVLSGGERNRLNLALTLKEGGNLLLLDEPTNDLDVETLSSLENALLEFPGCAVVITHDRWFLDRIATHILAYEGTDENPAKWYWFEGNFEAYEANKIERLGPDAANPHRSTHRKLTRD; translated from the coding sequence ATGGCCGAGTACATCTACCAGATGGTCCGTGCCCGCAAGGCGGTCGGCGAGAAGCTGATCCTCGATGACGTGACGATGGCGTTCCTCCCGGGCGCGAAGATCGGCATGGTCGGCCCGAACGGCGCGGGCAAGTCGACGATCCTCAAGATCATGGCGGGACTCGATCACCCCTCAAACGGCGAGGCGAAGCTGACCCCGGGCTTCAGCGTCGGCATCCTGATGCAAGAGCCGGTGCTGGACGAGACGAAGACGGTCCTGGAGAACGTCCAGGACGGCGTCGCGATCAAGGCCAAGCTCGACCGCTTCAACGAGATCTCGGCGCTCATGGCCGACCCGGACGCCGACTTCGACGCGCTCCTGGCCGAGATGGGCATCCTGCAGGAGGAGATCGACGCCGCCGACGGCTGGGATCTCGACTCCCAGCTCGAACAGGCGATGGACGCCCTGCGCACGCCCCCGGGCGACGCCGAGATCGCGCCGCTCTCGGGCGGTGAGAAGCGTCGCGTGGCCCTTGCGAAACTGCTCCTGCAGAAGCCCGACCTCCTGCTCCTCGACGAGCCCACCAACCACCTCGATGCCGAGAGCGTGCAGTGGCTCGAGCAGCACCTGCAGTCCTACAAGGGCGCGGTCATCGCGATCACCCACGACCGGTACTTCCTCGACAACGTCGCGGAGTGGATCGCGGAGGTCGACCGCGGTCGCCTCATCGGCTACGAGGGCAACTACTCCACGTACCTCGAGAAGAAGGCCGAGCGCCTCGACGTCCAGGGCAAGAAGGACGCCAAGCTCGCCAAGCGGCTCAAGGACGAACTCGAGTGGGTGCGCTCCAGCGCGAAGGGCCGCCAGACCAAGTCGAAGGCGCGTCTGGCCCGCTATGAGGAGATGGCCGCCGAGGCGGAGCGCACCAAGAAGCTCGACTTCGAAGAGATCCAGATCCCGGCCGGACCCCGCCTGGGCAGCGTCGTCATCGAGGCGAAGAACCTCCAGAAGGGGTTCGGCGACCGCACCCTCATCGACGGTCTCAGCTTCAGCCTGCCCCCCAACGGCATCGTCGGCATCATCGGCGCGAACGGCGTCGGAAAGACGACGTTGTTCAAGACGATCGTGGGCATCGAGCCGCTGGACGGCGGCACGCTGAAGATCGGCGAGACCGTCAAGATCAGCTACGTCGACCAGACCCGCTCGAACATCGACCCCAGCAAGAGCCTGTGGGAGGTCGTGTCCGACGGGCTGGACATCATCACCGTCGGCAAGACCGAGATCCCCTCCCGCGCCTACGTCTCGAAGTTCGGCTTCAAGGGACCCGACCAGCAGAAGAAGGCGGGAGTGCTCTCCGGTGGCGAGCGCAACCGGCTGAACCTCGCGCTGACGCTCAAAGAGGGCGGCAACCTGCTGCTCCTCGACGAGCCGACCAACGACCTGGACGTCGAGACCCTGAGTTCCCTCGAGAACGCGCTGCTCGAGTTCCCCGGCTGCGCCGTGGTCATCACGCACGACCGCTGGTTCCTCGACCGCATCGCCACGCACATCCTCGCTTACGAGGGCACAGACGAGAACCCGGCCAAGTGGTACTGGTTCGAGGGCAACTTCGAGGCGTACGAGGCGAACAAGATCGAGCGCCTCGGCCCGGACGCCGCCAACCCGCACCGGTCCACGCACCGGAAGCTCACACGCGATTGA
- a CDS encoding acyl-CoA thioesterase, translated as MTDTRAGDAPARMHVPIHLRWGDLDAFNHVNNTSMLKLLEEARVRVFWLPQAGEAAPATAVVDSSLAAGTVTLIARQEIEYLAPVPYRREPLDVQMWFGKIGGSSVEVCYEVFSPHGESPQVLYARATSVVVMVDVATGRPTRLTAEMRRVWEPYQGPPIVYGHRR; from the coding sequence ATGACTGACACCCGCGCAGGCGATGCGCCGGCGCGCATGCATGTGCCCATCCATCTGCGGTGGGGCGATCTCGACGCGTTCAACCACGTGAACAACACGTCGATGCTGAAACTGCTCGAAGAGGCCCGTGTGCGGGTGTTCTGGCTGCCGCAGGCCGGCGAGGCGGCGCCCGCGACGGCAGTGGTCGACTCGAGCCTGGCCGCGGGCACGGTGACGCTCATCGCCCGGCAGGAGATCGAGTACCTCGCGCCTGTGCCCTACCGCCGCGAGCCTCTCGACGTGCAGATGTGGTTCGGCAAGATCGGCGGCTCGAGCGTGGAGGTCTGCTACGAGGTGTTCAGCCCCCACGGCGAGTCGCCGCAGGTGCTGTACGCCCGGGCCACCTCGGTCGTCGTGATGGTCGATGTCGCCACCGGCCGGCCCACGCGCCTGACCGCCGAGATGCGCCGGGTGTGGGAGCCGTACCAGGGCCCGCCGATCGTGTACGGGCACCGTCGCTGA
- a CDS encoding acyl-CoA thioesterase: MLAVLTLDSGDARTTEDIFTGVSQVMPTGRVFGGQVLAQAVIAAERTMPPDRTVHSMHGYFLRPGDASSGITFSVDRIHDGRSFSTRRTQAFQDGLPIFSMIASFETDSPGLDHQAAMPTGIPQPEDLPNVEDHLSGLHPMTKRFFTDRPVELRHIPSPIYGAVEGPPAPRQAVWMRTRRELPDDPRLHRAALAYMSDLSIQESVLRAHGVTWSHPGLKVASLDHAMWWHRPGRVDDWLLYDQESPSARGGRGLATGRIFTRDGVLIATVAQEIMARIPGQ; encoded by the coding sequence ATGCTGGCGGTGCTGACGCTCGACTCCGGTGATGCCCGCACCACCGAGGACATCTTCACCGGTGTCTCGCAGGTCATGCCGACCGGCAGGGTGTTCGGCGGACAAGTCTTGGCGCAGGCCGTCATCGCGGCGGAGCGCACGATGCCGCCCGACCGGACGGTGCACTCGATGCACGGGTACTTCCTGCGACCCGGCGATGCGTCCAGCGGGATCACCTTCTCCGTGGACCGCATCCACGACGGCCGATCGTTCTCGACCCGGCGCACACAGGCCTTTCAGGATGGCCTCCCGATCTTCTCGATGATCGCGTCGTTCGAGACAGACAGCCCGGGGCTGGATCATCAGGCGGCGATGCCCACCGGCATCCCCCAGCCGGAGGATCTGCCCAACGTCGAAGACCACCTGAGCGGGTTGCACCCGATGACCAAGCGGTTCTTCACCGACCGGCCCGTCGAGCTGCGTCACATCCCGTCGCCGATCTACGGCGCGGTCGAGGGCCCCCCGGCCCCGCGGCAGGCGGTGTGGATGCGCACGCGTCGTGAACTGCCCGACGACCCGCGGCTGCACCGCGCGGCGCTGGCGTACATGAGCGACCTGTCGATCCAGGAGTCCGTTCTTCGTGCCCACGGGGTGACGTGGTCGCACCCGGGGCTGAAGGTCGCGAGCCTGGACCATGCGATGTGGTGGCACCGCCCGGGACGCGTGGACGACTGGCTGCTCTACGATCAGGAGTCGCCCAGCGCGCGTGGCGGACGAGGTCTTGCCACCGGCCGCATCTTCACCCGCGACGGTGTCCTGATCGCCACGGTGGCGCAGGAGATCATGGCGCGGATCCCGGGCCAGTAG
- a CDS encoding FAD-binding dehydrogenase: MTDPNQQPRTTDVLIVGWGLAGLVAAGEALAAGKRVTIVDQEPRTNLGGQAHWSFGGLFFVDSPEQRRLGIADSVDLARQDWFGTAGFDRDEDLWPRRWAEAYLQFAHEEKRAWLRGMGVSFFPIVGWAERGGYTATGPGNSVPRFHITWGTGPGIVAPFQRAVEEGERNGRVTVLARHRVTELTITDGAVTGVTGEILAPSGAARGVASSREVVGDFKIAASAVIVASGGIGGNHDLVRAQWPSRLGTAPESMVTGVPAYVDGSMQPVSAAAGARLINGDRMWHYVEGIQNWNPVWPQHGIRILPGPSSVWLDATGQRLPVPLFPGFDTLGTLAHLRRTGHDHSWFVLSHRIIEKEFTLSGSEQNPDLTGKDIPLLAKTRLGKGAAGPVQAFLDHGADFVVRDSLDELIAGMQALPGGDVLDAGRVRTEVEARDREMANDFTKDAQIAMLRSARAFRGDRLVRTAAPHRILDPKAGPLIAVKLHVLTRKSLGGIETDLSGRALGADGAPVPGLYAVGEAAGFGGGGVHGYRALEGTFLGGCLFTGRTAGRAAAAAV; this comes from the coding sequence ATGACCGACCCGAACCAGCAGCCCCGCACCACCGACGTCCTGATCGTGGGGTGGGGGCTCGCCGGGCTGGTCGCCGCCGGTGAGGCGCTGGCGGCCGGCAAGCGGGTCACGATCGTCGACCAGGAGCCGCGCACGAACCTCGGCGGGCAGGCGCACTGGTCATTCGGCGGGCTGTTCTTCGTGGACTCGCCCGAGCAGCGTCGCCTCGGCATCGCGGACTCCGTCGATCTCGCCCGCCAGGACTGGTTCGGCACCGCCGGGTTCGACCGTGACGAGGACCTCTGGCCGCGACGCTGGGCCGAGGCCTACCTCCAGTTCGCGCACGAGGAGAAGCGCGCGTGGCTGCGCGGCATGGGCGTCTCGTTCTTCCCCATCGTCGGCTGGGCCGAGCGCGGCGGCTACACCGCCACCGGGCCCGGCAACTCGGTCCCCCGCTTCCACATCACGTGGGGAACCGGCCCCGGCATCGTCGCCCCCTTCCAGCGCGCCGTGGAAGAGGGTGAGCGCAACGGCCGGGTCACGGTGCTCGCACGCCACCGGGTCACCGAGCTGACGATCACCGACGGTGCCGTCACCGGTGTCACCGGCGAGATCCTCGCGCCTTCGGGCGCGGCACGCGGTGTCGCATCGTCGCGGGAGGTGGTCGGCGACTTCAAGATCGCCGCATCCGCCGTGATCGTCGCCTCCGGCGGGATCGGCGGGAACCACGACCTGGTGCGCGCGCAGTGGCCGTCGCGACTCGGGACGGCACCGGAGTCGATGGTGACCGGCGTCCCCGCATACGTCGACGGCTCGATGCAGCCGGTCTCGGCCGCCGCCGGAGCCCGGCTCATCAACGGCGACCGGATGTGGCACTACGTCGAAGGCATCCAGAACTGGAACCCGGTGTGGCCCCAGCACGGCATCCGCATCCTGCCGGGTCCGTCATCTGTGTGGCTGGATGCCACCGGGCAGCGTCTGCCGGTGCCGCTGTTCCCCGGGTTCGACACGCTCGGCACGCTCGCCCACCTGCGCCGCACCGGCCACGATCACTCGTGGTTCGTGCTCTCGCACCGCATCATCGAGAAGGAGTTCACCCTCTCGGGCAGTGAGCAGAACCCCGACCTGACCGGCAAAGACATCCCCCTGCTCGCCAAGACGCGACTGGGCAAGGGCGCGGCAGGCCCGGTGCAGGCGTTCCTCGACCACGGCGCGGACTTCGTGGTGCGCGACAGCCTCGACGAGCTCATCGCGGGCATGCAGGCACTGCCCGGTGGCGACGTGCTCGACGCGGGCCGCGTGCGCACCGAGGTCGAGGCCCGCGACCGAGAGATGGCCAACGACTTCACCAAGGACGCCCAGATCGCGATGCTCCGCTCGGCGCGCGCGTTCCGCGGAGACCGCCTCGTGCGCACCGCCGCGCCGCACCGGATCCTCGATCCGAAGGCCGGTCCCCTCATCGCGGTCAAGCTCCATGTGCTCACGCGCAAGTCCCTCGGCGGGATCGAGACCGACCTCTCGGGCCGTGCGCTCGGGGCGGACGGCGCACCGGTCCCCGGGCTGTACGCGGTCGGCGAGGCCGCCGGTTTCGGCGGGGGCGGCGTGCACGGGTACCGCGCTCTCGAGGGCACGTTCCTCGGCGGATGCCTCTTCACAGGCCGCACCGCCGGACGGGCAGCGGCGGCCGCGGTCTGA
- a CDS encoding globin, giving the protein MTTDATPTSFYDEIGGHPAFARLVEVFYQGVAGDEVLRPMYPEEDLGPAADRLRMFLEQYWGGPSTYGEQRGHPRLRMRHVPFHVNPDARDRWLTHMRAAVDSLELSALHEATLWDYFERAAHAMVNTFEPTGIGPAQTPGATTLIVHPRPTKE; this is encoded by the coding sequence ATGACCACCGATGCCACCCCGACCAGCTTCTACGACGAGATCGGCGGGCACCCCGCCTTCGCGCGCCTGGTCGAGGTGTTCTATCAGGGCGTCGCCGGCGACGAGGTCCTCCGGCCCATGTACCCGGAGGAGGACCTCGGACCCGCCGCCGACCGCCTGCGGATGTTCCTGGAGCAGTACTGGGGCGGGCCGTCCACGTACGGCGAGCAGCGCGGCCACCCGCGGCTGCGCATGCGGCACGTGCCCTTCCACGTGAACCCCGACGCCCGCGACCGCTGGCTCACGCACATGCGCGCCGCCGTGGACTCGCTCGAGCTCTCCGCGCTGCACGAGGCCACGCTCTGGGACTACTTCGAGCGCGCGGCGCACGCGATGGTCAACACATTCGAACCCACCGGCATCGGTCCCGCGCAGACACCCGGCGCCACCACCCTGATAGTGCACCCAAGGCCTACGAAGGAGTAG